A DNA window from Camelina sativa cultivar DH55 chromosome 13, Cs, whole genome shotgun sequence contains the following coding sequences:
- the LOC104737871 gene encoding WAT1-related protein At5g07050-like, whose translation MSMEELSSCESFLTTSKPYLAMISLQFGYAGMNIITKISLNTGMSHYVLVVYRHAIATAVIAPFAFFFERKAQPKITFTIFMQLFILGLLGPVIDQNFYYMGLKYTSPTFSCAMSNMLPAMTFILAVLFRMEMLDVKKLWCQAKIGGTVVTVGGAMVMTIYKGPIVELFWTKYMHLQEDNETASSKSSSDKDFLKGSILLILATLAWASLFVLQARILKTYAKHQLSLTTLICFIGTIQAVAVTFVMEHNPSAWRISWDMNLLAAAYSGIVASSISYYVQGIVMKKRGPVFATAFSPLMMVIVAVMGSFVLAEKIFLGGVIGAVLIVIGLYAVLWGKQKENQVTICEPTKTELNSKVTEDVEASGTEMKISEGDNSMLSTIVISVPLSETPLKKTIQAP comes from the exons ATGTCGATGGAGGAGCTTAGTAGCTGTGAGAGCTTTCTCACAACCTCTAAACCCTACCTCGCCATGATATCTCTCCAGTTTGGGTATGCCGGAATGAACATAATTACCAAAATATCCCTCAACACCGGTATGAGCCACTATGTCCTTGTCGTCTACCGCCATGCAATCGCCACCGCCGTTATCGCAccctttgctttcttcttcgaAAG GAAAGCTCAGCCGAAAATAACGTTCACCATTTTCATGCAACTATTCATTCTAGGCCTTCTCGG GCCGGTGATCGACCAAAACTTCTACTATATGGGGTTGAAATATACGTCGCCCACGTTCTCGTGCGCCATGAGTAACATGCTTCCGGCCATGACCTTTATCTTAGCCGTTTTATTTCG GATGGAGATGTTGGACGTGAAGAAACTGTGGTGTCAAGCGAAAATAGGCGGAACGGTGGTAACAGTGGGCGGAGCGATGGTGATGACAATTTACAAGGGACCTATCGTTGAGCTGTTCTGGACCAAATATATGCACCTTCAAGAAGACAATGAGACGGCGTCGTCTAAGAGCTCAAGTGATAAGGATTTTCTCAAAGGATCCATCCTCCTCATCTTAGCAACACTCGCATGGGCATCCCTCTTCGTCCTACAG GCAAGAATACTAAAGACGTACGCGAAGCATCAACTATCTCTAACAACACTAATTTGCTTCATCGGAACAATACAAGCAGTAGCAGTGACGTTTGTGATGGAACACAACCCTTCTGCTTGGAGAATTAGTTGGGACATGAACCTTCTTGCCGCCGCTTACTCT ggGATTGTGGCATCGAGTATCTCATACTATGTGCAAGGGATAGTGATGAAGAAAAGAGGACCTGTGTTTGCTACTGCCTTTAGTCCTTTAATGATGGTTATCGTTGCTGTCATGGGTTCTTTTGTCTTGGCAGAAAAGATCTTCCTTGGAGG GGTGATTGGTGCAGTACTGATTGTAATTGGATTGTATGCGGTCTTATGGGGAAAGCAAAAGGAGAATCAAGTGACTATATGTGAACCCACCAAGACTGAATTGAACAGTAAAGTAACTGAGGATGTGGAAGCTAGTGGAACTGAAATGAAAATCTCGGAAGGTGATAACTCTATGCTCTCTACGATTGTGATCAGCGTACCACTATCGGAAACACCTTTGAAGAAGACTATTCAAGCGCCATGA
- the LOC104734714 gene encoding cytosolic sulfotransferase 15 encodes MASSSVKTIPMAIPSFSMCHKLELLKEGQSRDPKHGGDDEGLTYEFQEMLDSLPKERGWRTRYLYLFQGFWCQAKEIQAIMSFQKHFRSLPNDVVLATIPKSGTTWLKALTFTILNRHRFDPVSSTTNHPLLTSNPHDLVPFFEYKLYANGAVPDLSGLARPRTFATHVPFGSLKDSIEEPGVKVVYLCRNPFDTFISSWHFINNIKSETVSRVLLDEGFDLYCRGVIGFGPFWEHMLGYYRESLKRPEKVFFLKYEDLKEDIETNLKKLASFLGLPFTKEEEQKGVVKAIADLCSFENLKKLEVNKSKKSIKNFENRFLFRKGEVSDWVNYLSPSQVERLSALVDDKLGGSGLTFRLS; translated from the coding sequence ATGGCGTCTTCAAGCGTGAAGACCATTCCAATGGCGATCCCAAGCTTCTCCATGTGCCACAAGCTCGAGCTCCTCAAGGAAGGCCAAAGCCGCGACCCGAAACACGGAGGAGATGATGAAGGGCTAACCTACGAGTTCCAAGAGATGTTGGACTCTCTTCCAAAGGAGAGGGGATGGAGAACTCGTTACCTTTACCTGTTCCAAGGGTTTTGGTGCCAAGCCAAGGAGATTCAAGCTATCATGTCCTTCCAAAAACATTTCCGGTCCCTTCCTAACGACGTCGTTCTCGCTACCATACCTAAATCCGGTACTACCTGGTTAAAAGCTTTAACTTTTACCATCCTTAACCGTCaccggtttgatccggtttccTCAACCACCAACCACCCTCTTCTCACATCCAACCCTCATGACCTCGTACCTTTCTTCGAGTACAAGCTTTACGCTAACGGAGCTGTTCCCGATCTTTCGGGTCTGGCTAGACCCAGAACATTCGCAACACACGTCCCTTTCGGTTCCCTCAAGGATTCAATCGAGGAACCTGGTGTGAAGGTCGTGTACTTGTGCCGGAACCCGTTTGACACATTCATCTCCTCGTGGCATTTTatcaacaacatcaaatccgAGACAGTGAGCCGAGTCTTGTTAGATGAAGGGTTTGATCTGTACTGCCGAGGAGTGATCGGTTTTGGCCCCTTCTGGGAACACATGTTGGGGTACTATAGAGAGAGCTTAAAGAGACCAGAGAAAGTGTTCTTTCTAAAGTACGAGGATCTCAAAGAAGACATCGAGACTAACTTGAAGAAGCTTGCAAGTTTCTTGGGACTTCCTTTCACCAAAGAAGAGGAACAAAAGGGAGTTGTGAAGGCTATCGCTGACCTGTGTAGCTTCGAGAATCTGAAGAAGTTGGAAGTGAACAAGTCAAAGAAATCGATCAAGAACTTTGAGAACCGATTCTTGTTTAGGAAAGGAGAAGTGAGTGATTGGGTTAACTATTTGTCGCCTTCACAAGTGGAAAGATTGTCAGCCTTGGTGGATGACAAGTTAGGTGGATCTGGTCTCACATTCAGGTTGAGCTAA
- the LOC104734712 gene encoding protein MIZU-KUSSEI 1-like, translated as MATPPLTPRMLTPTTMSPLGSPKSKKSTAQVRPEITLEQPSGKNKTTGSKSTKLFRRVRSVFRSLPIMSPMCKFPVGGGRLHENHVHGGTRVTGTLFGYRKTRVNLAVQENPRSMPILLLELAIPTGKLLQDLGVGLVRIALECEKKPSEKTKIIDEPIWALYCNGKKSGYGVKRQPTEEDLVVMQMLHAVSMGAGVLPVSSGATEQSGGGGGGQQEGDLTYMRAHFERVIGSRDSETYYMMNPDGNSGPELSIFFVRV; from the coding sequence ATGGCGACACCACCGTTAACGCCAAGAATGCTGACTCCGACGACAATGTCACCTCTCGGTAGTCCAAAGTCGAAGAAATCAACGGCTCAGGTACGTCCTGAGATCACGCTAGAGCAACCCTctgggaaaaacaaaacaacaggTTCCAAATCGACGAAACTCTTCCGTCGAGTCCGGTCTGTGTTTCGTTCACTCCCGATCATGTCACCGATGTGTAAATTCCCAGTAGGAGGAGGAAGGCTACACGAGAACCACGTCCACGGAGGGACACGTGTCACGGGGACGTTGTTTGGTTACCGCAAAACGCGTGTGAACTTAGCGGTTCAAGAGAACCCGCGTTCAATGCCGATTCTGTTGCTGGAGTTAGCGATACCTACGGGGAAGCTGCTCCAAGATCTTGGAGTCGGTTTGGTGAGGATCGCGTTGGAGTGTGAGAAGAAACCGAGTgagaaaaccaaaatcattgaCGAACCGATTTGGGCTTTGTATTGTAACGGTAAAAAATCCGGTTATGGTGTGAAGAGACAACCAACGGAAGAGGATCTTGTCGTGATGCAGATGCTTCATGCTGTGTCTATGGGAGCTGGTGTGTTACCTGTGAGCAGTGGCGCTACGGAGCAaagcggcggaggaggaggagggcaGCAAGAAGGAGATTTAACGTACATGAGAGCACATTTCGAGAGAGTGATCGGTTCAAGAGACTCGGAGACGTATTACATGATGAATCCTGATGGGAACAGTGGACCTGAGTTAAGTATTTTTTTCGTTCGGGTTTAA
- the LOC104734717 gene encoding putative RING-H2 finger protein ATL69 encodes MSPISPPASGVGLGYGIAIAVSILVLISFIMLASYICIRSKSTGRDEAMTSDGVLEWPSPAAVVKLGLDRPVIESYPRIVLGDSQRLPRPNNGPCSICLCDYEAREPVRCIPECNHCFHTDCVDEWLRTSATCPLCRNSPAPSRLATPLSDLVPLAFQIR; translated from the coding sequence ATGTCTCCGATAAGTCCTCCGGCCAGTGGGGTTGGGCTAGGCTATGGCATCGCCATTGCCGTAAGCATCTTGGTTCTCATTTCCTTTATAATGCTGGCCTCGTACATCTGCATAAGGTCAAAATCTACAGGAAGAGATGAAGCTATGACGAGTGACGGAGTTCTTGAATGGCCGTCGCCCGCGGCTGTGGTGAAACTTGGTCTAGACCGGCCGGTGATAGAGTCATATCCAAGGATCGTGTTGGGAGATAGCCAGAGATTACCGAGGCCCAACAACGGCCCATGTTCGATATGTTTATGTGATTACGAGGCTAGAGAACCGGTTCGGTGTATACCGGAATGTAACCACTGCTTCCACACTGATTGTGTTGATGAGTGGCTCCGGACTAGTGCTACGTGTCCTCTTTGTAGGAACTCACCGGCTCCGTCTAGGCTAGCCACGCCTTTGTCCGATTTGGTCCCACTTGCCTTTCAAATCAGGTga
- the LOC104734716 gene encoding aspartyl protease AED3-like → MPTPFNIPSNTKAHHNTMSSLVFFLQLLFIVPLALGLNHPNCDLTKTQDQGSTLRIFHIDSPCSPFKSSSPLSWEARVLKTLAQDQARLEYLGNLVAKRSVVPIASGRQMLQSTTYIVKVLIGTPAQTLLLAMDTSSDVAWIPCSGCVGCPSNTAFSPAKSTSFKNVSCSAPQCKQVPNPTCGGRACSFNLTYGSSSIAANLSQDTIRLASDPIKAFTFGCVNKVAGGSTIPPPQGLLGLGRGPLSLMSQAQSIYKSTFSYCLPSFRSLAFSGSLRLGPTSQPLRVKYTPLLKNPRRSSLYYVNLVAIRVGRKVVDLPPAAIAFNPSTGAGTIFDSGTVYTRLAKPVYEAVRNEFRKRVKPHTAVVTSLGGFDTCYTGQVTVPTITFMFKGVNMTLPADNLMLHSTAGSTSCLAIAAAPENVNSVVNVIASMQQQNYRVLIDVPNGRLGLARERCS, encoded by the exons ATGCCAACCCCATTTAATATCCCATCCAACACAAAAGCACATCATAATACAATGTCTAgtcttgtttttttcctccaacTTCTTTTCATCGTCCCATTAGCACTTGGGTTAAACCACCCAAACTGTGACCTGACCAAGACTCAAGACCAAGGCTCCACCCTAAGAATCTTCCACATAGACAGCCCTTGCTCCCCTTTCAAATCATCATCCCCACTCTCATGGGAAGCGCGTGTGCTGAAAACGCTGGCTCAAGACCAGGCACGTCTCGAGTACTTGGGCAACCTCGTCGCCAAGAGATCTGTTGTCCCCATCGCCTCAGGGCGTCAAATGTTGCAGAGCACCACGTACATTGTCAAGGTTTTGATCGGAACTCCGGCTCAGACACTGCTCCTAGCCATGGACACCAGCAGTGACGTGGCTTGGATTCCTTGCTCAGGCTGCGTTGGCTGTCCTTCTAACACAGCCTTTTCTCCCGCCAAGTCCACCTCCTTCAAGAACGTTAGCTGCAGCGCTCCTCAGTGTAAACAG GTTCCGAACCCCACGTGCGGAGGACGCGCGTGCTCGTTCAACCTCACTTACGGAAGCTCCTCCATTGCGGCTAACCTCTCCCAGGACACGATCCGCCTCGCCTCCGACCCGATCAAAGCCTTTACATTCGGATGCGTCAACAAAGTCGCCGGTGGAAGCACCATCCCACCGCCACAAGGCTTGTTGGGCTTGGGTAGAGGCCCACTCTCACTCATGTCACAGGCTCAGTCCATTTACAAGTCCACTTTCTCTTACTGTTTGCCAAGTTTCAGGTCTCTGGCCTTCTCCGGTTCGCTCAGACTCGGTCCTACCTCCCAGCCCCTGCGCGTGAAGTACACTCCACTTCTTAAAAACCCTAGAAGGTCTTCTTTGTATTACGTTAACCTCGTCGCGATACGCGTCGGTCGGAAAGTCGTCGATTTACCTCCGGCAGCTATTGCTTTTAATCCTTCTACCGGCGCTGGAACCATCTTTGACTCCG GGACTGTGTACACGCGGCTGGCTAAACCGGTATACGAGGCAGTGAGGAACGAGTTCAGGAAGCGCGTGAAGCCACATACCGCCGTGGTGACGTCACTCGGAGGTTTCGACACGTGCTACACAGGGCAAGTCACGGTGCCGACGATAACATTCATGTTCAAGGGAGTGAACATGACGTTGCCCGCTGATAACCTGATGTTACACAGCACCGCCGGGAGCACGTCGTGCCTGGCAATAGCCGCAGCGCCGGAAAACGTAAACTCTGTCGTCAATGTCATCGCGAGCATGCAGCAGCAGAACTACCGTGTCCTCATCGACGTTCCCAATGGACGGCTCGGTTTGGCACGTGAACGATGCTCTTAG
- the LOC104734715 gene encoding uncharacterized protein LOC104734715, giving the protein MSNVLLSPNGYVFASPKPLVRFLNSKSGGRKLLVSVVRASSDDADCNAEECAPEKEVGTVSMEWLAGEKTKVVGTFPPRKPRGWTGYVEKDTAGQTNVYSIEPAVYVAESAISSGTAGSSSDGAENTAAIVAGIALIAIASASSILLQVGKEPPSRPKPVDYSGPSLSYYINKFKTSEILAPSVTDAPPVAEQETSLPETPPVTQQEPSLPETMASEAQPEASSVPTSSAS; this is encoded by the exons ATGTCGAACGTTTTGCTATCCCCAAACGGCTACGTCTTTGCATCGCCCAAACCTCTTGTCAGATTCCTCAATTCAAAGTCCGGCGGACGGAAACTTCTCGTCTCCGTCGTCAGAGCTTCTTCTGATGATGCTGATTGTAATGCCGAAGAATGTGCTCCCGAGAAAGAG GTTGGAACTGTGAGTATGGAATGGTTAGCTGGAGAGAAGACTAAAGTGGTGGGAACATTCCCACCTCGGAAGCCTCGTGGTTGGACTGGCTATGTTGAGAAAGATACTGCTGGTCAGACTAATGTTTACTCTATTGAG CCTGCAGTATATGTTGCAGAGAGCGCGATAAGCTCAGGTACTGCAGGATCTTCATCTGATGGGGCTGAGAACACAGCAGCAATCGTAGCAGGCATTGCCCTTATTGCAATCGCTTCAGCTTCCTCTATACTCCTCCAAGTCGGCAAAGAGCCCCCGTCTCGACCAAAACCAGTGGATTACAGTGGTCCGTCTCTTAGCTACTACATCAACAAGTTCAAGACTTCAGAAATTCTTGCCCCCTCCGTCACAGATGCTCCGCCAGTGGCCGAGCAAGAAACCTCACTACCAGAAACTCCACCGGTGACTCAGCAAGAACCCTCACTGCCGGAAACTATGGCCAGTGAGGCTCAGCCGGAGGCGTCTTCTGTTCCAACAAGTAGTGCCTCTTAG
- the LOC104734711 gene encoding protein LNK4-like isoform X1, translating to MDRYSRRNLEDLVVPNYQETSDSYPSPDMWGTTTGWNMNSSAAVAEKCFDYDVINNGFSGGLYSQMEMGASDQVEEETKRLKASGCFDRSLHDFDEIQQMDDMFLSSILEDVPGNENFHSFKESDNSNTTTSSSAYLENTDGREVPMFHYNWETCQDMPLMEEAPMNLCEDNMEEASAEEVVLQDLQRATEKLTDDTRKCFRDTFYRLAKNSQQKSDSNLEEFLEDRTSSNTAELETNSMDRAIANLTFNKMESNMRNMPPPKRLSSIQG from the exons ATGGATCGTTATTCGAGGAGGAACTTAGAGGATCTTGTTGTGCCTAACTATCAAGAGACATCAGATTCATACCCTTCTCCTGATATGTGGGGTACTACTACTGGATGGAACATGAACTCCTCTGCAGCTGTTGCTGAGAAATGCTTTGATTACGATGTCATTAACAATGGTTTCAGTGGAGGATTGTACAGTCAGATGGAGATGGGCGCGAGTGAccaagttgaagaagaaacaaagaggtTAAAGGCTAGTGGTTGTTTTGACCGTTCCCTTCATGATTTCGATGAAATCCAACAGATGGATGACATGTTCTT AAGTTCCATTTTGGAGGATGTTCCTGGGAATGAGAATTTTCATTCTTTCAAGGAGTCTGATAATAGCAACACCACGACTTCCTCCTCTGCGTATCTTGAAAATACCGATGGCAGAGAAGTCCCTATGTTCCATTACAACTGGGAAACTTGTCAAGACATGCCACTTATG GAGGAAGCTCCAATGAATCTGTGTGAAGATAACATGGAGGAGGCATCTGCTGAAGAAGTGGTGTTGCAGGATCTACAAAGGGCTACAGAAAAG TTGACTGATGATACCCGCAAGTGCTTCCGTGATACCTTTTACCGGCTTGCAAAGAACTCACAACAGAAGTCAGACTCCAACTTGGAGGAGTTCCTTGAGGATAGAACCAG TAGCAACACTGCTGAACTGGAAACAAACTCAATGGACAGAGCCATTGCCAACCTCACATTCAACAAGATGGAATCCAACATGAGAAATATGCCTCCACCAAAGAGACTTTCTTCTATTCAAGGATAA
- the LOC104734718 gene encoding dr1-associated corepressor homolog: MRKKLDTRFPAARIKKIMQADEDVGKIALAVPVLVSKALELFLQDLCDHTYEITLQRGAKTVSSLHLKNCVERYNVFDFLREVVSKVPDYGHGHGHSQGHADVAMDDRSISKRRKPPGDEINDSDEELKKTKVHEMGHAGTSGRGRGRGRGRGRGRGAKTSERELFHHREMEIDPTILVAPPFTQDEMKMHAPPQQHDSEKKDVDERSYQTKQQLQSPEEGNNDTNSGLGRGFDLNTQSLDVEIKLPVITASRETKREEYPCWSIPNMGNIDPVQLANMSKRLDEDEEDYDEEES; this comes from the exons ATGAGGAAGAAGCTCGACACTCGTTTCCCggct GCTCgtataaagaaaataatgcaAGCTGATGAGGATGTTGGCAAGATTGCTTTGGCGGTTCCTGTCTTAGTTT CAAAAGCTTTGGAATTATTCTTACAAGACCTTTGTGATCATACTTATGAAATTACTCTTCAACGTGGAGCCAAGACCGTCAGCTCACTTCACCT AAAAAACTGTGTCGAAAGATACAACGTGTTTGACTTTCTAAGGGAAGTTGTTAGCAAAGTTCCTGACTATGGCCATGGGCATGGTCACAGTCAAGGCCATGCTGATGTAGCCATGGATGACCGCAGTATCTCTAAGAGAAG GAAGCCGCCGGGTGATGAAATTAATGATAGTGACGAGGAGTTAAAGAAAACCAAAGTG CATGAGATGGGACATGCGGGAACCAGTGGAAGGGGTAGAGGCAGAGGGCGTGGAAGGGGACGTGGACGAGGTGCAAAAACATCGGAACGAGAGCTTTTTCATCATCGTGAGATGGAGATAGATCCAACCATATTAGTAGCACCACCATTTACTCAAGACGAAATGAAGATGCATGCACCACCGCAACAACATGACAGTGAGAAGAAGGATGTGGATGAGCGGTCTTACCAGACAAAGCAACAGCTGCAAAGTCCCGAAGAAGGTAACAACGACACAAACTCAGGGTTGGGTCGGGGTTTTGATCTGAACACACAATCTCTCGACGTCGAGATAAAGCTGCCAGTAATCACAGCCTCCAGGGAAACGAAGAGAGAGGAATATCCGTGTTGGTCCATCCCGAATATGGGCAATATCGATCCAGTGCAACTTGCTAATATGAGTAAGAGGttagacgaagacgaagaagattaTGACGAGGAGGAAAGCTGA
- the LOC104737872 gene encoding zinc finger CCCH domain-containing protein 4-like: protein MYLLSLALFLHFFKYRDKIDSEKSKIIANRIVRDHGADEWERSDFLITCESCFGDNPYVRMTRANYDKECKICTRPFTVFRWQPGRNARFKKTEICQTCCKLKHVCQVCLLDLDYSLPVLVRDTALNISTHDSIPKSDVNREYFAEDHDQKTRAGMDYESSSFGKMPPNDTISKLQRTTPFYKKNRPHVCSFYTIGECNRGAGCAFRHEMPKTGELSHQNIKDRYYGVNDPVAMKLLGKAGEMSTLKPPEDESIKTLYNGGLNSSILEQDIHNQFYAYGEIESIRVLAEKGYAFVTYTTREGAEKAIQELSNRLVVNGQRLKLTWGRPKMPKPDQSGSYQQQQGTVAVISQQQNQPPPPMQQYYMHTPTPNQYRPYYPSMDPQRMGAATPTQEDRGSSNSEINNGDSSSSYLTICHCPSDMKLSI, encoded by the exons atgtatCTTTTGTCTCTTGCTCTTTTCCTgcattttttt AAGTACCGTGACAAGATTGATAGCGAGAAATCGAAGATAATTGCTAACCGAATAGTGAGAGATCATGGAGCCGATGAATGGGAACGCTCCGATTTCCTAATCACCTGCGAATCTTGCTTCGGTGACAATCCGTACGTGCGAAT GACCCGAGCGAATTATGATAAGGAATGCAAGATATGTACACGCCCTTTCACGGTTTTTAGGTGGCAGCCTGGCCGGAATGCTAGATTCAAAAAGACTGAAATCTGTCAGACTTGCTGCAAACTGAAACATGTATGCCAAGTCTGTCTTCTGGATCTTGATTATAGTCTTCCAGTTCTGGTCAGAGACACCGCACTCAACATCAGTACTCATGACTCTATCCCTAAGAGCGATGTCAACAGAGAGTACTTTGCTGAGGATCATGACCAAAAG ACTAGAGCTGGGATGGATTATGAATCTTCTTCATTCGGCAAGATGCCACCTAATGATACTATTTCAAAGCTCCAAAGAACAACACCATTCTATAAAAAGAACCGACCACATGTTTGTAGTTTCTACACCATTGGTGAGTGTAACAGAGGTGCCGGATGTGCATTCCGGCATGAGATGCCCAAAACAGGAGAGCTATCCCATCAAAACATCAAAGATCGTTATTATGG TGTTAATGATCCAGTCGCGATGAAGTTACTTGGAAAAGCTGGTGAGATGAGCACTTTGAAACCACCAGAGGATGAAAGCATCAAAACGCTTTACAACGGTGGACTTAACTCGAGTATCCTCGAGCAGGACATACATAACCAATTCTATGCTTATGGAGAAATTGAATCTATCAGAGTCTTGGCCGAGAAAGGATATGCGTTTGTCACATACACAACCCGAGAAGGAGCAGAGAAGGCCATTCAAGAGCTCTCCAACAGGCTAGTTGTTAACGGTCAGAGGCTAAAACTCACATGGGGAAGACCTAAGATGCCCAAACCTGATCAAAGTGGTTCATACCAACAGCAACAGGGCACTGTAGCCGTTATATCTCAGCAGCAGAATCAACCACCCCCACCAATGCAACAGTACTATATGCACACGCCAACACCTAACCAATACAGACCTTATTACCCATCAATGGACCCGCAGAGAATGGGTGCAGCCACTCCAACCCAAGAGGATCGTGGTTCAAGCAACAGTGAGATCAACAAcggagattcttcttcttcttaccttaCCATTTGTCACTGTCCAAGTGACATGAAACTTAGTATTTAA
- the LOC104734711 gene encoding protein LNK4-like isoform X3 has protein sequence MDRYSRRNLEDLVVPNYQETSDSYPSPDMWGTTTGWNMNSSAAVAEKCFDYDVINNGFSGGLYSQMEMGASDQVEEETKRLKASGCFDRSLHDFDEIQQMDDMFLSSILEDVPGNENFHSFKESDNSNTTTSSSAYLENTDGREVPMFHYNWETCQDMPLMEEAPMNLCEDNMEEASAEEVVLQDLQRATEKLTDDTRKCFRDTFYRLAKNSQQKSDSNLEEFLEDRTSNTAELETNSMDRAIANLTFNKMESNMRNMPPPKRLSSIQG, from the exons ATGGATCGTTATTCGAGGAGGAACTTAGAGGATCTTGTTGTGCCTAACTATCAAGAGACATCAGATTCATACCCTTCTCCTGATATGTGGGGTACTACTACTGGATGGAACATGAACTCCTCTGCAGCTGTTGCTGAGAAATGCTTTGATTACGATGTCATTAACAATGGTTTCAGTGGAGGATTGTACAGTCAGATGGAGATGGGCGCGAGTGAccaagttgaagaagaaacaaagaggtTAAAGGCTAGTGGTTGTTTTGACCGTTCCCTTCATGATTTCGATGAAATCCAACAGATGGATGACATGTTCTT AAGTTCCATTTTGGAGGATGTTCCTGGGAATGAGAATTTTCATTCTTTCAAGGAGTCTGATAATAGCAACACCACGACTTCCTCCTCTGCGTATCTTGAAAATACCGATGGCAGAGAAGTCCCTATGTTCCATTACAACTGGGAAACTTGTCAAGACATGCCACTTATG GAGGAAGCTCCAATGAATCTGTGTGAAGATAACATGGAGGAGGCATCTGCTGAAGAAGTGGTGTTGCAGGATCTACAAAGGGCTACAGAAAAG TTGACTGATGATACCCGCAAGTGCTTCCGTGATACCTTTTACCGGCTTGCAAAGAACTCACAACAGAAGTCAGACTCCAACTTGGAGGAGTTCCTTGAGGATAGAACCAG CAACACTGCTGAACTGGAAACAAACTCAATGGACAGAGCCATTGCCAACCTCACATTCAACAAGATGGAATCCAACATGAGAAATATGCCTCCACCAAAGAGACTTTCTTCTATTCAAGGATAA
- the LOC104734711 gene encoding protein LNK4-like isoform X2 has protein sequence MDRYSRRNLEDLVVPNYQETSDSYPSPDMWGTTTGWNMNSSAAVAEKCFDYDVINNGFSGGLYSQMEMGASDQVEEETKRLKASGCFDRSLHDFDEIQQMDDMFFSILEDVPGNENFHSFKESDNSNTTTSSSAYLENTDGREVPMFHYNWETCQDMPLMEEAPMNLCEDNMEEASAEEVVLQDLQRATEKLTDDTRKCFRDTFYRLAKNSQQKSDSNLEEFLEDRTSSNTAELETNSMDRAIANLTFNKMESNMRNMPPPKRLSSIQG, from the exons ATGGATCGTTATTCGAGGAGGAACTTAGAGGATCTTGTTGTGCCTAACTATCAAGAGACATCAGATTCATACCCTTCTCCTGATATGTGGGGTACTACTACTGGATGGAACATGAACTCCTCTGCAGCTGTTGCTGAGAAATGCTTTGATTACGATGTCATTAACAATGGTTTCAGTGGAGGATTGTACAGTCAGATGGAGATGGGCGCGAGTGAccaagttgaagaagaaacaaagaggtTAAAGGCTAGTGGTTGTTTTGACCGTTCCCTTCATGATTTCGATGAAATCCAACAGATGGATGACATGTTCTT TTCCATTTTGGAGGATGTTCCTGGGAATGAGAATTTTCATTCTTTCAAGGAGTCTGATAATAGCAACACCACGACTTCCTCCTCTGCGTATCTTGAAAATACCGATGGCAGAGAAGTCCCTATGTTCCATTACAACTGGGAAACTTGTCAAGACATGCCACTTATG GAGGAAGCTCCAATGAATCTGTGTGAAGATAACATGGAGGAGGCATCTGCTGAAGAAGTGGTGTTGCAGGATCTACAAAGGGCTACAGAAAAG TTGACTGATGATACCCGCAAGTGCTTCCGTGATACCTTTTACCGGCTTGCAAAGAACTCACAACAGAAGTCAGACTCCAACTTGGAGGAGTTCCTTGAGGATAGAACCAG TAGCAACACTGCTGAACTGGAAACAAACTCAATGGACAGAGCCATTGCCAACCTCACATTCAACAAGATGGAATCCAACATGAGAAATATGCCTCCACCAAAGAGACTTTCTTCTATTCAAGGATAA